Proteins from a genomic interval of Lycium ferocissimum isolate CSIRO_LF1 chromosome 2, AGI_CSIRO_Lferr_CH_V1, whole genome shotgun sequence:
- the LOC132047182 gene encoding WAT1-related protein At3g28050-like isoform X2, which produces MGMMEMKSWSTDFFPFLAMMMVECCEMGMITLGKAAMNDGLSNLVYVVYYNAVGTLFLLPFLIFHRRRSNMAPITLSILWRFFLLGLLGICLLQAMAFTGIKYSSPTLAAALGNLMPGFTFLLAIIFRMEKLDIRKASSQAKSVGTIVAIIGASIMTLYKGPRVLGSDLPSDSNSSHHSLLSQESNWVLGGLLITITCIMSSGWNILQTDTVKKYPEQMTIVFFTCFFGSIQCAILTLAIERNPEAWMVKPGIGMTAIVFSAISGSVFRYNIVTWCLDRKGPLYVAMFKPLGMVIAAILGIIFLSDSLHLGSVIGAVIISAGFYSVLWGKAKEVKSMLEVEDIVCGIDSTSPRSPLLKK; this is translated from the exons ATGGGGATGATGGAGATGAAATCTTGGTCAACagatttctttccatttttggcAATGATGATGGTGGAATGCTGTGAAATGGGGATGATTACACTTGGAAAAGCAGCCATGAATGATGGACTGAGCAATCTTGTTTATGTTGTTTACTATAATGCCGTTGgtaccctttttcttcttcctttcttaATCTTCCATAGGCGCAG aaGCAATATGGCTCCTATTACATTGTCTATACTGTGGAGATTCTTCCTTCTTGGCCTACTGGG AATTTGTTTGCTGCAGGCCATGGCCTTTACAGGTATTAAATACAGCTCTCCTACTCTGGCAGCTGCTTTAGGGAATTTGATGCCAGGTTTTACATTTTTGCTTGCCATCATTTTCAG GATGGAGAAGTTAGATATAAGAAAGGCCAGCAGTCAAGCAAAATCTGTAGGCACCATAGTGGCAATTATAGGGGCATCCATCATGACTCTATATAAAGGACCCAGAGTATTAGGATCAGATTTACCCTCTGATTCTAATTCATCTCATCACTCTTTACTTTCACAAGAATCAAACTGGGTACTGGGAGGTCTTCTCATTACCATTACCTGCATCATGTCTTCTGGATGGAACATTCTTCAG ACAGATACTGTGAAGAAATACCCTGAACAAATGACAATAGTGTTCTTCACTTGCTTCTTTGGGAGTATTCAATGTGCAATTTTAACTCTGGCAATAGAAAGAAATCCAGAGGCATGGATGGTGAAGCCTGGGATTGGGATGACAGCCATTGTTTTCTCA GCGATTTCTGGAAGTGTCTTTCGTTACAACATAGTGACATGGTGCTTGGACAGGAAAGGTCCTCTTTATGTAGCCATGTTTAAGCCCTTGGGAATGGTCATAGCAGCAATTTTGGGGATCATTTTTCTTTCAGATTCACTCCATTTAGGAAG TGTTATTGGAGCAGTTATCATATCAGCTGGATTTTACTCTGTGCTGTGGGGGAAGGCTAAGGAGGTCAAGTCCATGCTTGAGGTTGAGGACATTGTTTGTGGAATTGACTCAACAAGCCCAAGAAGCCCTCTATTAAAGAAGTAA
- the LOC132047182 gene encoding WAT1-related protein At5g40240-like isoform X3, translated as MGMMEMKSWSTDFFPFLAMMMVECCEMGMITLGKAAMNDGLSNLVYVVYYNAVGTLFLLPFLIFHRRRSNMAPITLSILWRFFLLGLLGMEKLDIRKASSQAKSVGTIVAIIGASIMTLYKGPRVLGSDLPSDSNSSHHSLLSQESNWVLGGLLITITCIMSSGWNILQTDTVKKYPEQMTIVFFTCFFGSIQCAILTLAIERNPEAWMVKPGIGMTAIVFSAISGSVFRYNIVTWCLDRKGPLYVAMFKPLGMVIAAILGIIFLSDSLHLGSELFVATLSAVLLEQLSYQLDFTLCCGGRLRRSSPCLRLRTLFVELTQQAQEALY; from the exons ATGGGGATGATGGAGATGAAATCTTGGTCAACagatttctttccatttttggcAATGATGATGGTGGAATGCTGTGAAATGGGGATGATTACACTTGGAAAAGCAGCCATGAATGATGGACTGAGCAATCTTGTTTATGTTGTTTACTATAATGCCGTTGgtaccctttttcttcttcctttcttaATCTTCCATAGGCGCAG aaGCAATATGGCTCCTATTACATTGTCTATACTGTGGAGATTCTTCCTTCTTGGCCTACTGGG GATGGAGAAGTTAGATATAAGAAAGGCCAGCAGTCAAGCAAAATCTGTAGGCACCATAGTGGCAATTATAGGGGCATCCATCATGACTCTATATAAAGGACCCAGAGTATTAGGATCAGATTTACCCTCTGATTCTAATTCATCTCATCACTCTTTACTTTCACAAGAATCAAACTGGGTACTGGGAGGTCTTCTCATTACCATTACCTGCATCATGTCTTCTGGATGGAACATTCTTCAG ACAGATACTGTGAAGAAATACCCTGAACAAATGACAATAGTGTTCTTCACTTGCTTCTTTGGGAGTATTCAATGTGCAATTTTAACTCTGGCAATAGAAAGAAATCCAGAGGCATGGATGGTGAAGCCTGGGATTGGGATGACAGCCATTGTTTTCTCA GCGATTTCTGGAAGTGTCTTTCGTTACAACATAGTGACATGGTGCTTGGACAGGAAAGGTCCTCTTTATGTAGCCATGTTTAAGCCCTTGGGAATGGTCATAGCAGCAATTTTGGGGATCATTTTTCTTTCAGATTCACTCCATTTAGGAAG cGAATTATTTGTTGCAACGCTGTCGGCAGTGTTATTGGAGCAGTTATCATATCAGCTGGATTTTACTCTGTGCTGTGGGGGAAGGCTAAGGAGGTCAAGTCCATGCTTGAGGTTGAGGACATTGTTTGTGGAATTGACTCAACAAGCCCAAGAAGCCCTCTATTAA
- the LOC132047182 gene encoding WAT1-related protein At5g40240-like isoform X1 — MGMMEMKSWSTDFFPFLAMMMVECCEMGMITLGKAAMNDGLSNLVYVVYYNAVGTLFLLPFLIFHRRRSNMAPITLSILWRFFLLGLLGICLLQAMAFTGIKYSSPTLAAALGNLMPGFTFLLAIIFRMEKLDIRKASSQAKSVGTIVAIIGASIMTLYKGPRVLGSDLPSDSNSSHHSLLSQESNWVLGGLLITITCIMSSGWNILQTDTVKKYPEQMTIVFFTCFFGSIQCAILTLAIERNPEAWMVKPGIGMTAIVFSAISGSVFRYNIVTWCLDRKGPLYVAMFKPLGMVIAAILGIIFLSDSLHLGSELFVATLSAVLLEQLSYQLDFTLCCGGRLRRSSPCLRLRTLFVELTQQAQEALY; from the exons ATGGGGATGATGGAGATGAAATCTTGGTCAACagatttctttccatttttggcAATGATGATGGTGGAATGCTGTGAAATGGGGATGATTACACTTGGAAAAGCAGCCATGAATGATGGACTGAGCAATCTTGTTTATGTTGTTTACTATAATGCCGTTGgtaccctttttcttcttcctttcttaATCTTCCATAGGCGCAG aaGCAATATGGCTCCTATTACATTGTCTATACTGTGGAGATTCTTCCTTCTTGGCCTACTGGG AATTTGTTTGCTGCAGGCCATGGCCTTTACAGGTATTAAATACAGCTCTCCTACTCTGGCAGCTGCTTTAGGGAATTTGATGCCAGGTTTTACATTTTTGCTTGCCATCATTTTCAG GATGGAGAAGTTAGATATAAGAAAGGCCAGCAGTCAAGCAAAATCTGTAGGCACCATAGTGGCAATTATAGGGGCATCCATCATGACTCTATATAAAGGACCCAGAGTATTAGGATCAGATTTACCCTCTGATTCTAATTCATCTCATCACTCTTTACTTTCACAAGAATCAAACTGGGTACTGGGAGGTCTTCTCATTACCATTACCTGCATCATGTCTTCTGGATGGAACATTCTTCAG ACAGATACTGTGAAGAAATACCCTGAACAAATGACAATAGTGTTCTTCACTTGCTTCTTTGGGAGTATTCAATGTGCAATTTTAACTCTGGCAATAGAAAGAAATCCAGAGGCATGGATGGTGAAGCCTGGGATTGGGATGACAGCCATTGTTTTCTCA GCGATTTCTGGAAGTGTCTTTCGTTACAACATAGTGACATGGTGCTTGGACAGGAAAGGTCCTCTTTATGTAGCCATGTTTAAGCCCTTGGGAATGGTCATAGCAGCAATTTTGGGGATCATTTTTCTTTCAGATTCACTCCATTTAGGAAG cGAATTATTTGTTGCAACGCTGTCGGCAGTGTTATTGGAGCAGTTATCATATCAGCTGGATTTTACTCTGTGCTGTGGGGGAAGGCTAAGGAGGTCAAGTCCATGCTTGAGGTTGAGGACATTGTTTGTGGAATTGACTCAACAAGCCCAAGAAGCCCTCTATTAA